From Larus michahellis chromosome 8, bLarMic1.1, whole genome shotgun sequence, one genomic window encodes:
- the PDAP1 gene encoding 28 kDa heat- and acid-stable phosphoprotein isoform X2: MPKGGRKGGHKGRARQYTSPEEIDAQLQAEKQKEEEEQEEGGEGATGDPKKEKKSLDSDESDEDDEDYQQKRKGVEGLIDIENPNRVIQTTKKVTQLDLDGPKELSRREREEIEKQKAKERYMKMHLAGKTEQAKADLARLAIIRKQREEAARKKEEERKAKDEAAMAGKRLQSLSLNK, encoded by the exons ATGCCGAAAGGAG gTAGAAAAGGAGGCCACAAAGGCCGAGCAAGACAGTACACAAGTCCTGAAGAGATTGATGCCCAGCttcaagcagaaaagcaaaag gaagaggaggagcaagaAGAAGGAGGCGAAGGAGCAACAGGGGACCCCAAAAAGGAGAAGAAGTCTTTAGATTCAGATGAGAGTGATGAAGATGACGAGGATTATCAG CAAAAGCGCAAAGGAGTGGAAGGGTTGATAGACATAGAGAATCCCAATCGTGTAATTCAGACAACCAAAAAAGTAACTCAGCTGGACCTGGATGGACCGAAGGAACTCTCGCGACGAGAGCG AGAGGAAATagagaaacaaaaggcaaaagaaagataCATGAAAATGCACCTAGCTGGTAAAACAGAACAAGCGAAGGCAGATCTCGCCCGACTAGCCATCATTCGGAAGCAAAGGGAAGAAGCtgccagaaagaaagaagaagaaagaaaag CAAAAGACGAAGCGGCCATGGCAGGTAAAAGACTGCAGTCACTATCCCTTAACAAGTAA
- the PDAP1 gene encoding 28 kDa heat- and acid-stable phosphoprotein isoform X1 — MPKGGRKGGHKGRARQYTSPEEIDAQLQAEKQKAREEEEQEEGGEGATGDPKKEKKSLDSDESDEDDEDYQQKRKGVEGLIDIENPNRVIQTTKKVTQLDLDGPKELSRREREEIEKQKAKERYMKMHLAGKTEQAKADLARLAIIRKQREEAARKKEEERKAKDEAAMAGKRLQSLSLNK, encoded by the exons ATGCCGAAAGGAG gTAGAAAAGGAGGCCACAAAGGCCGAGCAAGACAGTACACAAGTCCTGAAGAGATTGATGCCCAGCttcaagcagaaaagcaaaaggcaagG gaagaggaggagcaagaAGAAGGAGGCGAAGGAGCAACAGGGGACCCCAAAAAGGAGAAGAAGTCTTTAGATTCAGATGAGAGTGATGAAGATGACGAGGATTATCAG CAAAAGCGCAAAGGAGTGGAAGGGTTGATAGACATAGAGAATCCCAATCGTGTAATTCAGACAACCAAAAAAGTAACTCAGCTGGACCTGGATGGACCGAAGGAACTCTCGCGACGAGAGCG AGAGGAAATagagaaacaaaaggcaaaagaaagataCATGAAAATGCACCTAGCTGGTAAAACAGAACAAGCGAAGGCAGATCTCGCCCGACTAGCCATCATTCGGAAGCAAAGGGAAGAAGCtgccagaaagaaagaagaagaaagaaaag CAAAAGACGAAGCGGCCATGGCAGGTAAAAGACTGCAGTCACTATCCCTTAACAAGTAA
- the BUD31 gene encoding protein BUD31 homolog — protein sequence MPKVKRSRKPPPDGWELIEPTLDELDQKMREAETEPHEGKRKVESLWPIFRIHHQKTRYIFDLFYKRKAISRELYEYCIKEGYADKNLIAKWKKQGYENLCCLRCIQTRDTNFGTNCICRVPKSKLEVGRIIECTHCGCRGCSG from the exons ATGCCCAAAGTGAAGAGGAGCAGGAAGCCTCCCCCGGATGGGTGGGAGCTGATTGAGCCAACGCTGGATGAGCTGGATCAGAAGATGAGAGAAG CGGAGACCGAGCCTcatgaagggaagaggaaagtggAATCCCTTTGGCCTATCTTCCGAATTCATCACCAAAAAACACGTTACATCTTTGATCTCTTCTACAAAAGAAAAGCTATCAGCAGAG AGCTCTACGAGTACTGCATCAAGGAAGGATACGCTGACAAAAACCTGATTGCGAAGTGGAAGAAACAGGGTTATGAGAACCTCTGCTGCCTGCGGTGTATCCAGACGCGGGACACCAACTTTGGAACCAACTGCATCTGCAGGGTCCCCAAAAGCAAGCTGGAAGTG GGGAGAATCATTGAATGCACTCACTGCGGATGCAGAGGCTGTTCTGGGTGA